A window of the Salvelinus alpinus chromosome 25, SLU_Salpinus.1, whole genome shotgun sequence genome harbors these coding sequences:
- the sdsl gene encoding serine dehydratase-like, producing MANPKAFHINSPFLESIDMSKRTGTNVYLKMESSQPSGSFKIRGIGHLCQKVAGPESKGVVCSSGGNAGMATAYVARKLNIPATIIVPSSSPELIREKLKDQGATVRVVGKVWDDANDEALRLTQTDGLTYVPAFDHPLLWQGHASIVREIKASLPSKPGAVVLSVGGGGLLCGVVEGMKEVGWASVPIICMETEGADCFNAAVKAGKIVTLPDITSEAKCLGSKTVCSQAFEYIKEGNMNIISELVTDQQALQAVETFLDEERVLVELACGAALAAVYSGVIQRLQGEGRLPVPLAGPLVMIVCGGSSINQAQLEHLRKVLNR from the exons ATGGCAAACCCAAAAGCCTTTCACATAAATAGCCCGTTTTTGGAGAGCATAGACATGTCAAAAAGGACCGGGACCAATGTGTATTTAAAAATGGAAAGTTCCCAACCCTCCGGTTCATTCAAAATCCGTGGTATAGGACACCTTTGCCAAAAG GTTGCAGGACCAGAGTCCAAAGGAGTTGTTTGTTCTTCAG GTGGCAACGCTGGGATGGCCACAGCCTATGTGGCACGCAAACTAAACATTCCAGCAACTATCATTGTGCCTTCATCCTCTCCTGAGCTGATTAGGGAGAAGCTGAAGGACCAGGGAGCCACGGTCAGAGTAGTCGGCAAG GTGTGGGATGATGCCAATGATGAGGCCCTGCGTCTGACCCAGACTGATGGCCTGACCTATGTCCCAGCCTTTGACCATCCTCTGCTCTG GCAAGGCCATGCCAGTATTGTGAGAGAGATCAAGGCCTCTCTTCCATCCAAGCCTGGGGCTGTAGTTTTATCTGTGGGGGGAGGAGGGCTGCTCTGTGGGGTGGTGGAGGGCATGAAGGAAGTGGGCTGGGCCAGTGTGCCCATCATCTGCATGGAGACTGAGGGAGCAGACTGTTTTAACGCAGCAGTAAAGGCTGGCAAGATAGTCACCCTCCCTGACATCACTAg TGAGGCCAAGTGTCTGGGTTCGAAGACGGTGTGCAGCCAGGCCTTTGAGTACATTAAGGAGGGCAACATGAACATCATATCAGAGCTGGTCACTGACCAGCAGGCCTTGCAAGCAGTGGAGACCTTCCTGG acgaGGAACGTGTGCTGGTGGAGCTGGCCTGTGGGGCTGCGTTAGCGGCTGTGTACTCTGGTGTCATCCAGAGACTGCAGGGTGAGGGCCGGCTGCCTGTTCCCCTAGCAGGACCCCTAGTCATGATTGTCTGTGGAGGGAGCAGTATCAACCAGGCACAGCTGGAACATCTCAGGAAGGTCCTCAACAGATGA